In Gemmata palustris, the sequence ATCGCCTTGTAAAGTAAGGACTTGGTCGAGGAACGCGGTATCCATGAGGCACCGGATCATCTTTCCCCGGATGCTGTCCTTCTCGGGGTGGCGCTTCAACAGGGTGGTCGCGAACCGCCGGAGCCAACTCAGGTTGTTGGCCAGGATCCGCTGCCGGGTGCGGGTCCGATCCTCGCCGAACGTCACGTCCAGAACCCAGTGCATCGCTTCGATGCCCCAGTGACCACGAACCGCTTGACCGAACCGTGGGCCGCTGAGGAACCGGCTCAGCATGTAATACCGCACCTCATCGGTCTGGGTCCCGTCCGGGTGTGTGGTGATCCGAACCGCGGTGCCGATGGCCTGGATCCACGGCCACTCGTCTTTGGCCACGAAGTCCGGGGGCACCTGGGCCACCCAATAGAACCGCTCGTCACGACGTCCGTGCCCACGCGCGTCGGTCTGGTGGCTCCGGTGCCGGAGCGCCTGCAGCTCCCCTTCCAAGTGCTTCTCGACAATGGCCGCGAGCGCGGTCGCCAGTTTCGGCTGGTTGTCCTTGACCGCGATCACGAAGTCCCCGCCCCCGGCCACGATGTCACGGGCGATGTCCTTCTGGCACCCCATCGCATCGATCGTCACCAGCGCCTTCTTCAGCTCCAGTTGCTGAAGGAGCACCGGGATCGCGGTGATCGCGTTGGACTTGTCCCCGGTCGCCACTTGGGCCAAGGCCACCCCGTGCTCGGTGGCCCAGGCGCTCACGATGTGCAGTGGTCCCAGCCCGTGTGCCGTGTCGTGGGACCGGCGCAGCGTCTTGCCGTCGATGGCCACGAGTCGCGCCGAAGCGCCGTCCTCGGTCACCAGGGCTTGGGCGATCCACTCCCGGAAGCACTGCTGGAACGCCTCGGGTTGGAGCGCCAGGAGCACGTTGCGGATGCAATCCCGGGACGGGATCCCGTTGGGTAGTTCCAGGAACCCACGGAGCCACCCGGACCGGGCGACGGCCCATCGGCGGATCGCGGTCGGGCCGTCGCACCCGCACACCACCCCACAGACGGCAATGACGACGATGTCGAGGAACTGGTGCTTGCGGTTCTGGGTGTGCCGGGGGTCGGTCAGGGACTCGAAGTACGAACCGATTGATTCCACCGCGACCCGCTTGGCGGCCATACATCACCGAGTACACGGTCGGTCCATCACCGCACGAGCGGCGCTCGGGAGCGGAGCGAGAACCGTTCCCCAAGATGTAGACCGGCGAGGCACGGCGCGCAAGTCCACGCAGCTTTCCCAGCTATGCGCGTTGGCCGTGGAGTTACTGGTCAGGCCTGTTCGCGAGTCACGACACGGCCGACCGGCCACGGACCAACAACGACCGGGAGTACGCGCTCGGGAGCCACCGGTATCACGGGCGACGGGACGCAAGGGCGGTTGGTGCGGCGTGGGTCGGCTCGACGCGGGTCCGGCGACGCGGCACCGCGAGGTCCCTGGCCGGGGCGGACCGGGGCGCGTGGACGCGACTTAGTCCGCCTCACCGGGTGCCGGCTCCGTTGGTGCGAGGTGGATCGATCCGGGCCGCGTGGCTGGTCACGGGTCGCGAACATCTCGTCCACCGCGAGTTCACACTTCATTCGCCCGAAGAACGACTCCACGGGCGCGTTGTCCCCGCGCGGACCCACTGCTCATGCTGCACACGATCCCTTGCGCGTCCAACATAGTGTTCGCTCGCGCACTGGCTCCCCGCGGTCCGAGTGCTCCAACAGGCCCGAACACGAAGTCCCTTTGAGACGAGATGCCAGCGACACCTCCAGGGCGCGAAACACCAGCCGGCTCTCCACCGTCCGGGCCATCGACCAATCCACGATCTTGCTCGACCACGGCCGAGTGCAGCCAACCCTCGCTCGTCGGGATGTAGGTAATATCCGCGCACCAGCGCCCATTCGGACGTTCCGGCTCGAAGGCCCGGCCGAGGATATTCTCCGCGACCAGGAAGCGGTGGCTCGAGTCAGTGGTGCGGACGAACCGCCTCGGAGACGTCGCACGAATCCCGTGTCCCCGCATCAGTTCGGCTACGGTGTTCTCCGAGCATTCGTGCCCTCGCGCGTTCAACTCGGTGGTCATGCGAGGGCTCCCGTAGCGGTGCTTCACGTCGGCGTGGATCCCCTCGATCGCGTCGCCCAGCTCTTGGCCCACGTTTCGGTCGGGCTGTCGGGTCGGGCGGCCCAGGCGTAGTACCCGGAGACCGACACCTCCAGGGCCTCGCGCATCCAGGTGACCGGCCACGGGTCGGCGTTATCGGCGATGAACCGGAACGTCAGGTGGGCGGGTTGGCGAAGTACGCGGCGGCCTTTTTAAGGAGATCCCGCTCGGCCCGAAGCCGCGCGTTCTCGGCTCGGAGCCGGCGCAGCTCGTCGGCGGCCGGGGGCGGGTTGCCGTGCCCAGGGAAGGCCGCGTCGCCCCTGGCGAGGAACGCCTTGCGCCACTCGCGGCAGAGTCTACACCACTAACTTCGTGTCCACCAAACTTGGGGAACCTCACTACCGACCGAGCCGACGCAAGAACAGCCGGCCGCGGCGAGCGCCGGGTGATCCCGATCGGCTCCCGTGCTCGAGAGCTGCTCGCTGGGTTCCCGACCCGTGAACCGACCGCGCATTTAGCCCCCGCACAGATCTGGTGGAGCGCCGCGCCGCCGGGCGAAAGACGCCCCGTCGGTCGCAACTGGCCCGTAACGCGAGGAATCGTGTGGCGGAACCGAAGCGGGCGGCCGGGGCGAACCGCGCTTGTGGAGCGCCGGGGTAGGGGGTCAGGTTTACATCCCGAGTTGGGCGCCGAATCAACTGCGCTACAGCCACGGGATCGAGGCGCGCGCGGTACGGGTTGGAGGGCGCAAAGGCTGTACTCGGTCACGAGGTGAGTACGACCGCGATTTATGCCGAGAAGAACGTCGCGCTGGCCGTTCGGGTGGCCGCTGAAATTGGGTACCGGCAGCCGTTACCAATCACACGCGAGCGCTTCGATGGCCGCTGAACGAACACGTGGGGCGCATCCTAACCCTCCCGAATACGGATCTTGGTGAAGGCCCTAATTTCTCCGCTCCCGGGCGATGGGGCTCAAGGGCGACGTGTGTCCCTTCAGGGGTGCCGAGATCAGCGGGTGGGTGTGAGTACCCTCTTTGTTTTCGAGTCGCGCATGGGACTGTCACTGGTCGAGCGCCGGGCCGTGCTTACGGACCCACGGGGCCGTCGCGGGTAGTGGTATCCAGATGTGAGGTGAGATCCGTGCCGGGTGCGGCGCACCGACCCCGCGCGTTGGCGCCGCTGCGTAACTCTGCTTTTTTGTGGCGGTAGGTTGACGCCCTGGGGGTTCGCTCTTATCATTCCGTTACCACTGCACCGCGGTGGTGAACGCGACGCGAAAACGAGATAAAAGCCGCAAGGCTGAAGCAAGTTTCGCGAAGCAAAGTCAAACACCGGTGCCCGAAAGGGTAAAGGTTTTTGAGTAGGTCTTTGACAAGTTGTAAGCGAAAGCCAAAGAGGTGGGTTAGAGCCGATTGTTCGGCGATAACCCAAGACCTCTGACGAGTTCAGAACCGGTGTACGGCCCGCAAGGGTCGTGGACCGGAGATCGAGTAAGTCACAGAAATTGAGTTATCGGACCGAGCAACGGCAGGTTGAACTCAACAAGATCCGTGCCGCGAGAGTGGTGCGGTGTAATAAAAACTTGAAGGGTTTGATTCTGGCTCAGAACGAACGTTGGCGGCGTGGATTAGGCATGCAAGTCGGGGGAATCCCGCAAGGGGGAACCGGCGTAAGGGGCAGTAAGGCATGGGTGACCTACCTTTGGGTTCGGGATAGCCATCAGAGATGGTGGGTAATACCGGATGACGTCGTGAGACCAAAGATTCATCGCCCTCAGAGGGGCCCATGTGATATTAGCTAGTTGGTGAGGTAACGGCTCACCAAGGCGAAGATGTCTAGCGGGTGTGAGAGCACGACCCGCGCCACTCGCACTGAGACACTGGCGAGACACCTACGGGTGGCTGCAGTCGAGGATCTTCGGCAATGGGCGCAAGCCTGACCGAGCGACGCCGCGTGAGCGATGAAGGCCTTCGGGTTGTAAAGCTCTTTAGTGGGGGAGAAAAGCCGCAAGGTGTGATCTATCCCAAAAATAAGCACGGGCTAAGTTCGTGCCAGCAGCCGCGGTAAGACGAACCGTGCGAACGTTGTTCGGAATCACTGGGCTTAAAGGGCGCGTAGGCGGGCTGTCAAGTCTGGGGTGAAATCCCGCGGCTCAACCGTGGAACTGCCTCAGATACTGACGGCCTCGAGGGAGGTAGGGGCATGCGGAACTGTAGGTGGAGCGGTGAAATGCGTTGATATCTACAGGAACTCCGGTGGCGAAAGCGGCGTGCTGGACCTCTTCTGACGCTGAGGCGCGAAAGCTAGGGGAGCAAACGGGATTAGATACCCCGGTAGTCCTAGCCCTAAACGATGGGTACTAGATAGTAGACTAGATATGAGTTTACTGTCGAAGTTAAAATGCTAAGTACCCCGCCTGGGGAGTATGGTCGCAAGGCTGAAACTCAAAGAAATTGACGGGGGCTCACACAAGCGGTGGAGCATGTGGCTTAATTCGAGGCTACGCGAAGAACCTTATCCTGGACTTGACATGTGCGAAAGCGCTCGGTAGTAGGAGCCGGAAACGGTAACGAACCTAGCAATGGGGAGCCGAGTAC encodes:
- a CDS encoding ISAs1 family transposase, yielding MAAKRVAVESIGSYFESLTDPRHTQNRKHQFLDIVVIAVCGVVCGCDGPTAIRRWAVARSGWLRGFLELPNGIPSRDCIRNVLLALQPEAFQQCFREWIAQALVTEDGASARLVAIDGKTLRRSHDTAHGLGPLHIVSAWATEHGVALAQVATGDKSNAITAIPVLLQQLELKKALVTIDAMGCQKDIARDIVAGGGDFVIAVKDNQPKLATALAAIVEKHLEGELQALRHRSHQTDARGHGRRDERFYWVAQVPPDFVAKDEWPWIQAIGTAVRITTHPDGTQTDEVRYYMLSRFLSGPRFGQAVRGHWGIEAMHWVLDVTFGEDRTRTRQRILANNLSWLRRFATTLLKRHPEKDSIRGKMIRCLMDTAFLDQVLTLQGD